Proteins from one Ardenticatena maritima genomic window:
- a CDS encoding helical backbone metal receptor, with protein MQLCDVRGKCFAPIQQPERLVSLVPSTTETLFALGLGDALVGYTRFCVHPADRITPDKWIGGTKNPKIERIVALRPQLVLANREENRREDVEALEAAGVPVWVAEPLTVEAAVADIRTLGALLNRRAQAERLAAEIERKVAEARAAQPPPWRFAYVIWREPWMAAGAETFISNLLALVGGVNVFEGRYPAFDWETLRAARPDVVLLASEPYPFREEHAAEVRAALGEGVAVRLVDGELLAWHGVRLREGVPYALQLAQSLAVS; from the coding sequence ATGCAATTGTGCGACGTGCGCGGCAAATGCTTCGCGCCCATTCAGCAGCCGGAGCGGCTGGTGAGCCTGGTGCCCAGCACCACCGAAACCCTTTTTGCGCTGGGGTTGGGCGACGCCCTGGTCGGCTACACGCGCTTTTGCGTTCATCCCGCCGACCGCATCACCCCCGATAAGTGGATTGGCGGCACCAAGAACCCCAAAATCGAGCGCATTGTGGCTCTGCGCCCCCAACTGGTGCTCGCCAACCGGGAGGAGAACCGCCGCGAAGATGTGGAGGCGCTGGAAGCCGCCGGCGTGCCCGTCTGGGTGGCGGAGCCGCTGACGGTGGAGGCGGCCGTCGCCGATATTCGCACGCTGGGCGCGCTGCTCAACCGCCGCGCGCAGGCCGAGCGCCTGGCCGCGGAGATTGAGCGGAAGGTGGCGGAGGCGCGCGCCGCCCAGCCGCCCCCCTGGCGCTTTGCCTACGTCATCTGGCGTGAACCGTGGATGGCCGCCGGCGCGGAGACCTTCATCAGCAACCTGCTGGCGCTTGTAGGGGGCGTCAACGTCTTTGAGGGGCGCTATCCCGCGTTCGATTGGGAGACGCTGCGCGCGGCGCGCCCCGATGTGGTGCTGCTGGCGTCCGAGCCGTACCCCTTCCGCGAGGAGCACGCCGCCGAAGTCCGCGCGGCGCTGGGCGAGGGCGTGGCCGTGCGGCTGGTGGATGGTGAACTGCTCGCGTGGCATGGGGTGCGCCTGCGTGAAGGGGTACCCTACGCCCTGCAACTGGCGCAAAGCCTGGCGGTCTCGTAA